One Festucalex cinctus isolate MCC-2025b chromosome 1, RoL_Fcin_1.0, whole genome shotgun sequence genomic region harbors:
- the LOC144006700 gene encoding uncharacterized protein LOC144006700: MFTMAKVKYEEELCGAQEDNERQRQLLDAVYKQPRVVLNRADVSEKYICPERQEPEFPGVKQEEDLEPLQVKEEQQQQPPNIKKEEQLPPYIEEEEDLDPLQVKEEKRQQPPNIKKEEQLPPYIEEEEHFTELPVTGVHLKTEDERQYEENKGAESPSSRSRQQMTEDDSRLALMSDGEDASHAPHTADDEQCDDDVTCHTDGKRWKCSQCGKTFGFKSQLRNHAMGHTGHKPFVCSVCGRSFSEKGTLKMHTRTHTGEKPFACSVCGRKFARKGHLKRHTRTHTGEKPFACSVCGRSFSEKGTLKRHTRTHTGEKPFACSVCDVSEKYIFPERQEPEFPGVKQEEDLEPLQVKEEQQQQPPNIKKEEQLPPYIEEEEDLDPLQVKEEKRQQPPNIKKEEQLPPYIEEEEHFTELPVTGVHLKTEDERQYEENKGAEFPSSRSRQQMTEDDSRLALMSDGEDASHAPHTADDEQCDDDVTCHTDGKRWKCSQCGKTFGSKSQLRTHAMGHTGDKPFACTVCGRKFARKGHLKSHTRTHTGEKPFACSVCGQSFSQKGHLKSHTRTHTGEKPFACSVCGQNFSEKGSLTRHTQIHTGEKPFACSVCGQNFSSKGYLKTHTRTHTGEKPFACSVCGQNFSSKGYLKTHTRTHTGEKPFACSVCGKKFARKRQLKTHTRTHTGEKPFACSVCGQNFSSKGYLKIHTRNHTGEKPFACSVCGQNFARKIHLKTHTRNHTGEKPFSCSVCGQNFSEKGSLTRHTRTHTGEKPFACSVCGQNFSSKGYLKIHTRNHTGEKPFACSVCGQNFSSKGYLKIHTRNHTGEKPFACSVCGQNFSFKGYLKIHTRTHTGEKPFACSVCGKKFPSKEKLKTHTRTHTGEKPFACSVCGQNFAQKGSLTRHTQIHTGEKPFACSVCGQSFSQKGSLTTHMRTHTGEKPFACLVCGQNFAFKGSLKIHTRTHTGEKPFACLVCGQNFARRVHLKIHTRTHTGEKPFACSVCGKKFPEKEKLKKTHKNPHWREALCLLSLW; encoded by the exons atgtcagtgaaaaatatatttgtcctgagcggcaggagccagagttccctggcgtgaaacaggaggaggacttggagcctcttcaagttaaagaagagcagcagcaacagcctcccaacataaaaaaagaggagcagctgccaccatacattgaagaggaggaggacttggatcctcttcaagttaaagaagagaagcggcaacagcctcccaacatcaaaaaagaggagcagctgccaccatacattgaagaggaggagcacttcacagagttgcccgtgactggtgtccatttgaagactgaagatgaacgtcaatatgaagagaacaaaggggcggagtctccaagcagcaggtcaagacaacaaatgacagaagatgacagccggttagctctcatgtcagatggtgaagacgcgtcacacgctcctcacactgctgacgatgaacagtgtgacgatgatgtgacatgtcacactgatggcaaacggtggaaatgttctcagtgtggaaaaacctttggttTCAAGTCTCAATTGAGAAATCATGCGATGGGCCACACTGGTCATAAACCCTttgtctgctcagtttgtggtcgaagtttctctgagaagggaactttaaaaatgcacacgcgaacccacactggcgagaagccctttgcttgctcggtttgtggtcgaaaatttgctcgcaagggacacttaaaaagacacacaagaacccacactggagagaagccttttgcctgctcagtttgtggtcgaagtttctctgagaagggaacTTTAAAAAGGCACAcgcgaacccacactggagagaagccctttgcctgctcagtttgtg atgtcagtgaaaaatatatttttcctgagcggcaggagccagagttccctggcgtgaaacaggaggaggacttggagcctcttcaagttaaagaagagcagcagcaacagcctcccaacatcaaaaaagaggagcagctgccaccatacattgaagaggaggaggacttggatcctcttcaagttaaagaagagaagcggcaacagcctcccaacatcaaaaaagaggagcagctgccaccatacattgaagaggaggagcacttcacagagttgcccgtgactggtgtccatttgaagactgaagatgaacgtcaatatgaagagaacaaaggggcggagtTTCCAAGCAGCAGGTCAAGACAACAAATGACAGAAGATGACAGCCGGTTAGCTCTcatgtcagatggtgaagacgcgtcacacgctcctcacactgctgacgatgaacagtgtgacgatgatgtgacatgtcacactgatggcaaacggtggaaatgttctcagtgtggaaaaacctttggttccaagtctcaattgagaacacacgcgatgggccacactggtgataaaccctttgcttgcacagtttgtggtcgaaaatttgctcgcaagggacacttaaaatcacacacaagaacccacactggagagaagccttttgcttgctcagtttgtggtcaaagtttctctcagaagggacacttaaaatcacacacaagaacccacactggagagaagccttttgcttgctcagtttgtggtcaaaatttctctgagaagggaagtttaacaaggcacacgcaaatccacactggagagaagccttttgcttgctcagtttgtggtcaaaatttttcttccaagggatacttaaaaacacacacaagaacccacactggagagaagccctttgcatgctcagtttgtggtcaaaatttttcttccaagggatacttaaaaacacacacaagaacccacactggagagaagccctttgcttgctcagtttgtggtaaaaagtTTGCTCGCAAGAgacaattaaaaacacacacaagaacccacactggagagaagccttttgcttgctcagtttgtggtcaaaatttttcttccaagggatacttaaaaatacacacaagaaaccacactggagagaagccctttgcttgctcggtttgtggtcaaaattttgctcgcaaaatacacttaaaaacacacacaagaaaccacactggagagaagcccttctcctgctcagtttgtggtcaaaatttctctgagaagggaagtttaacaaggcacacaagaacccacactggagagaagccttttgcttgctcagtttgtggtcaaaatttttcttccaagggatacttaaaaatacacacaagaaaccacactggagagaagccttttgcttgctcagtttgtggtcaaaatttttcttccaagggatacttaaaaatacacacaagaaaccacactggagagaagccttttgcttgctcagtttgtggtcaaaatttttctttcaagggatacttaaaaatacacacaagaacccacactggagagaagccctttgcttgctcagtttgtggtaagaaatttccttctaaggaaaaattaaaaacacacacaagaacccacactggagagaagccttttgcttgctcagtttgtggtcaaaattttgctcagaagggaagtttaacaaggcacacgcaaatccacactggagagaagccttttgcttgctcagtttgtggtcaaagtttctctcagaagggaagtttaacaacgcacatgcgaacccacactggagagaagccctttgcttgcttggtttgtggtcaaaattttgctttcaagggaagcttaaaaatacacacaagaacccacactggagagaagccctttgcttgcttggtttgtggtcaaaattttgctcggagggtacacttaaaaatccacacaagaacccacactggagagaagccctttgcctgctcagtttgtggtaagaaatttcctgaaaaggaaaaattaaaaaaaacacacaagaacccacactggagagaagccctttgcttgctcagtttgtggtaa
- the LOC144005478 gene encoding uncharacterized protein LOC144005478 — MNKIKGGPKAEEGHKKTADIGHHRAARLFVNAKEGMKIKTKSGGNALDGRFRQPPMKLRTKKKKQKKKKKKNQEQKKRQKRSDTGFGSGCGSASALLSASRSGWDKMSELLTSQVLHEQLSVIMAALSKAAVLDICELLERALVGLRDEVSRSQRENRELRSRLNLIESVVVRGSLGPASPEDAREQPAGQRDHQGGQADEGAAVSGEQPPDVVLIKDEGSDCETEDAMLAVTVEDVTEDAAVTPPPPPPPSRRRRRKGQDRVADRKCGPAGALNIAAVYSLDVGHDVAAGGHSDVGEKYLGPEKQELKSRHVKKEEEEHAYIKEEEEPLCVKEEEVEDDVTKSPLTFVALKSDDNGEHEEDRGAEPPSSSSTQHMKTEGDADQWGPPQAQSDDTRSQSADTDDDDDEYAKRNQADNNRCKCSQCGKTFSSKGNLKVHLRKHTGEKPFACPDCGKSFSRQSVLTIHARTHTGEKPFACPDCGKSFSDKGSLKIHKRTHTEEKPFSCSDCGKSFSQQSNLTSHTRTHSGEKPFSCSDCGKSFSQKSQLTSHTRTHTGEKPFSCPDCGKSFSDKGNLKKHTRTHTGEKPFACPDCGKSFSHKSHLTSHTRTHTGEKPFACPDCGQSFSQQSHLTSHTRTHSGENPFSCPDCGKSFSDKGNLKKHILEKNLLPAQTVAKAFLDSQS, encoded by the exons ATGAATAAGATCAAG GGAGGACCCAAAGCTGAAGAGGGCCACAAGAAGACTGCTGACATTGGCCATCATCGAGCCGCCAGGCTTTTTGTCAACGCGAAGGAaggaatgaaaataaaaaccaaaa GTGGAGGTAATGCTCTTGACGGCCGGTTCCGACAGCCGCCAATGAAACTAcgcacgaagaagaagaagcagaagaagaagaagaagaagaatcaggaACAGAAGAAGAGACAGAAACGGTCTGATACCGGTTTCGGTTCTGGTTGCGGTTCCGCTAGTGCACTGTTAAGCGCGTCTCGGTCGGGTTGGGACAAAATGTCGGAGCTGCTAACGTCTCAAGTCCTCCACGAGCAGCTGAGCGTCATCATGGCGGCGCTGAGCAAGGCGGCCGTGCTGGACATCTGCGAGCTGCTCGAGCGAGCTTTGGTCGGCCTCCGAGACGAAGTCAGCCGCAGCCAGCGGGAGAACCGCGAGCTCCGAAGCAGACTCAACCTCATCGAGTCCGTCGTGGTCCGCGGCAGTCTCGGCCCTGCCTCGCCGGAGGACGCCCGCGAGCAACCCGCGGGACAGCGGGACCATCAGGGCGGACAAGCCGACGAAGGGGCTGCTGTTTCCGGGGAGCAG CCTCCCGACGTGGTTCTGATCAAAGACGAAGGCTCGGATTGTGAGACAG AGGACGCCATGTTGGCGGTCACCGTGGAGGACGTGACGGAGGACGCGGCCgtcacgccgccgccgccgccgccaccctcGCGGCGCAGGAGGAGGAAGGGGCAAGACCGGGTCGCGGACAGGAAGTGCGGCCCGGCCGGGGCCCTCAACATAGCCGCCGTGTACTCGTTGGACGTTGGCCACGACGTGGCGGCGGGAGGACACTCGG atgttggtgaaaaatatcttGGTCCTGAGAAGCAGGAACTGAAGTCTCGtcatgttaaaaaggaggaggaagagcatgcttacattaaagaggaggaagagcccCTTTGTGTCAAAgaagaggaggttgaggatgatgtcaccaagtcaccactgACCTTTGTTGCTTTAAAGAGTGACGATAACGGTGAGCATGAGGAggacagaggggcggagccaccaagcagcagctcaactcaACACATGAAGACAGAAGGTGATGCAGACCAGTGGGGACCACCACAAGCACAAAGTGATGACACAAGGTCACAGTCTGCTGAcactgacgacgacgatgatgaataCGCTAAACGTAATCAGGCTGACAACAACCGCtgcaaatgttctcagtgtgggaaaacattcagttcaaaagggaatttgaaagttcacttgagaaaacatactggagaaaaaccttttgcctgcccagactgtggcaaaagtttcTCTCGGCAGTCAGTTTTAACAATCCacgcaagaacacacactggagagaaaccttttgcctgcccagactgtggcaaaagcttctctgataagggaagtttaaaaatacacaaaagaacaCATACTGAAGAAAAAcccttttcctgctcagactgtggcaaaagttttTCTCagcagtcaaatttaacaagccacacaagaacacacagtggagaaaaacctttttcctgctcagactgtggcaaaagtttctctcagaagtcacaattaacaagccacacaagaacacacactggagaaaaacctttttcttgcccagactgtggcaaaagcttctccgacaagggaaatttaaaaaaacacacaagaacacatactggagaaaaaccttttgcctgcccagactgtggtaaaagtttctctcacaagtcacatttaacaagccacacaagaacgcacactggagaaaaaccttttgcctgcccagactgtggccaaagtttctctcagcagtcacatttaacaagccacacaagaacacacagtggagaaaaccctttttcttgcccagactgtggcaaaagcttctccgacaagggaaatttaaaaaaacacatactggagaaaaaccttttgcctgcccagactgtggcaaaagcttttcTCGACAGTCAGAGTtaa
- the LOC144007012 gene encoding uncharacterized protein LOC144007012 has product MFTMAKVKDEEELCGAQEDNERQRQLLDAVYKQPRVVLNRADVSEKYIFPERQEPEFPGVKQEEDLEPLQVKEEQQQQPPNIKKEEQLPPYIKEEEDFTELPVTGVHLKTEDERQYEENKGAESPSRQQMSNDDSRLALMSDGEDASHAPHTAVDEQCDDDVTCHTDGKRWKCSQCGKTFGSKSQLRRHAMGHTGDKPFACSVCDKKFPYKEKFKIHTRTHTGEKPFACLVCGQSFSEKGSLRTHTRIHTGEKPLACLVCGQKFSSKGNLKIHTRTHTGEKPFACSVCGQNFAFKGNLKTHTRTHTGEKPFACSVCGQNFSSKGYLKTHTRTHTGEKPFACSVCGQSFSEKGSLTTHTRIHTGEKPFACSVCGQNFAQRGHLKRHTRTHTGEKPFACSVCGQNFSSKGHLKIHTRTHTGEKPFACSVCGQNFAQIGHLKKHTRTHTGEKPFACSVCGQNFAQKGHLKRHTRTHTGEKPFACSVCGQNFSSKGHLKIHTRTHTGEKPFACSVCGHNFAQKGHLKRHTRIHTGEKPFACSVCGQNISSKGHLKIHTRTHTGEKPFACSVCGQNFSEKGSLTTHMRTHTGEKPFACLVCGQNFAFKGSLKIHTRTHTGEKPFACSVCGQNFSSKGYLKIHTRTHTGEKPFACSVCGQNFSSKGYLKIHTRTHTGEKPFACSVCGQRFPTKGNAERHKCAGEKSG; this is encoded by the exons atgttcacaatggcgaaagtcaaggacgaagaggagctttgtggagcacaggaggacaacgagcgacaacgtcaactgctggacgccgtttacaagcagcctcgagttgtgttgaacagagcag atgtcagtgaaaaatatatttttcctgagcggcaggagccagagttccctggcgtgaaacaggaggaggacttggagcctctgcaagttaaagaagagcagcagcaacagcctcccaacatcaaaaaagaggagcagctgccaccatacattaaagaggaggaggacttcacagagttgcccgtgactggtgtccatttgaagactgaagatgaacgtcaatatgaagagaacaaaggggcggagtctccaagcagacaacaaatgtcaaatgatgacagccggttagcgctcatgtcagatggtgaagacgcgtCACACGCTCCTCACACTGCTGTCGATGAacagtgtgacgatgatgtgacatgtcacactgatggcaaacggtggaaatgttctcagtgtggaaaaacctttggttccaagtctcaattgagaagacacgcgatgggccacactggtgataaaccctttgcttgctcagtttgtgataAGAAATTTCCTTATAAGGAAAAatttaaaatccacacaagaacccacactggagagaagccctttgcttgcttggtttgtggtcaaagtttctctgagaagggaagtttaaGAACGCACACACGaatccacacgggagagaagcctttggcttgcttggtttgtggtcaaaaattttcttccaagggaaacttaaaaatccacacaagaacccacactggagagaagccttttgcttgctcagtttgtggtcaaaattttgctttcaagggaaacttaaaaacacacacaagaacccacactggagagaagccctttgcatgctcagtttgtggtcaaaatttttcttccaagggatacttaaaaacacacacaagaacccacactggagagaagccctttgcttgctctgtttgtggtcaaagtttctctgagaagggaagtttaacaacgcacacgcgaatccacactggagagaagccttttgcttgctcagtttgtggtcaaaattttgctcagaggggacacttaaaaagacacacaagaacccacactggagagaagccctttgcttgctcggtttgtggtcaaaatttttcttccaagggacacttaaaaatacacacaagaacccacactggagagaagccttttgcttgctcagtttgtgggcaaaattttgctcagattggacacttaaaaaaacacacaagaacccacactggagagaagccctttgcttgctcagtttgtggtcaaaattttgctcagaagggacacttaaaaagacacacaagaacccacactggagagaagccctttgcttgctcggtttgtggtcaaaatttttcttccaagggacacttaaaaatacacacaagaacccacactggagagaagccttttgcttgctcagtttgtggtcacaATTTTGCTCagaagggacacttaaaaaggCACACACGaatccacacgggagagaagccctttgcatgctcagtttgtggtcaaaatatttcttccaagggacacttaaaaatacacacaagaacccacactggagagaagccctttgcttgctcagtttgtggtcaaaatttttctgagaagggaagtttaacaacgcacatgcgaacccacactggagagaagccctttgcttgcttggtttgtggtcaaaattttgctttcaagggaagcttaaaaatacacacaagaacccacactggagagaagccctttgcttgctcagtttgtggtcaaaatttttcttccaagggatacttaaaaatacacacgcgaacccacactggagagaagccctttgcttgctcagtttgtggtcaaaatttttcttccaagggatacttaaaaatccacacaagaacccacactggagagaagccttttgcttgctcagtttgtggtcaaagattcccaacaaagggcaacgctgagaggcacaagtgtgctggtgagaaaagcggttga